A section of the Humulus lupulus chromosome 2, drHumLupu1.1, whole genome shotgun sequence genome encodes:
- the LOC133815265 gene encoding uncharacterized protein LOC133815265 has translation MPKKFSLPNMKIFDGTSDPGDHITQYRQRMFTVAIPCYMREACMCKGFCSSLVGSALQWYTNLPNNFISTFTQLTDTFVEQFASSRKLEKSMEDLYIIVQLWDEPLREYIGRFNKEKVSITHCNQDTAISSFCKGLRYDSDLYKELTKYPCKTMEDVLAKAWAQIKWEEGEANYYHSSPRKDSQRDSRVDTRQSNRRSKPYPYPSRSENRRREYNRSSETHLQDGTKIPEYNISISLAEVVGVLKDSETK, from the coding sequence ATGCCGAAAAAGTTCAGCTTGCCCAACATGAAGATATTTGATGGAACGTCTGATCCCGGTGATCATATCACTCAATACAGGCAGAGAATGTTCACCGTTGCCATCCCATGCTACATGAGGGAAGCATGCATGTGTAAGGGGTTTTGTTCTAGCTTGGTTGGATCAGCCCTCCAGTGGTatactaatttacctaataattTTATTTCTACTTTTACACAATTGACTGACACATTTGTTGAGCAGTTTGCTAGTAGCAGGAAACTTGAAAAGTCTATGGAAGACCTCTACATCATAGTTCAACTATGGGATGAGCCCTTACGAGAGTACATAGGCCGCTTCAACAAAGAGAAGGTGTCTATAACCCATTGTAATCAAGACACAGCCATCTCATCCTTCTGCAAAGGACTCCGCTACGATTCAGACCTATACAAAGAACTTACCAAGTATCCTTGCAAGACGATGGAAGACGTTCTTGCCAAAGCCTGGGCACAGATCAAATGGGAGGAGGGTGAAGCTAACTATTATCACTCTTCTCCAAGGAAAGACTCTCAAAGAGACTCAAGGGTAGACACACGACAGAGTAACAGACGATCCAAGCCATACCCATATCCTAGTAGATCAGAGAACAGGAGGAGGGAGTACAATCGGTCGTCTGAGACACATCTCCAAGATGGAACAAAGATACCAGAATACAATATTTCAATCTCACTAGCCGAAGTTGTTGGCGTACTAAAGGACTCAGAGACAAAGTGA